The following coding sequences are from one Salinicoccus sp. Bachu38 window:
- a CDS encoding YwiC-like family protein has protein sequence MVFMPLIIGMVAGGFHPAQLFYMAGWLLIFFMADHVLFFIKKQRKREYGYLKAAALFFALSAALFIYPLMVDYRIFFFFLMMLPFGAVNAYFASNKNERNIFNDISAITIFALAGGGIAFLNLHALSWPVFFVLIISILFFTSTALFVKTMIREKKNPKYKIASYAYHSIVFIIMLSAHWILAIAFLLSLIRAVALYGRGWKMKQIGILEIVHAVWMTALVSIHITNFM, from the coding sequence ATGGTGTTCATGCCATTGATTATCGGTATGGTGGCCGGAGGGTTCCATCCGGCGCAGCTTTTCTATATGGCAGGCTGGCTGCTGATTTTCTTCATGGCAGACCATGTACTGTTCTTCATCAAGAAACAGCGGAAAAGGGAGTATGGCTACCTTAAGGCGGCGGCATTGTTTTTTGCACTGTCGGCTGCCCTGTTCATCTATCCGTTGATGGTGGACTACCGCATATTCTTCTTTTTCCTCATGATGCTCCCGTTCGGTGCAGTGAACGCATACTTTGCCTCAAACAAAAATGAACGGAACATCTTCAATGACATTTCCGCCATCACGATCTTTGCGCTCGCAGGGGGCGGCATCGCCTTCCTCAATCTGCATGCGCTGTCGTGGCCGGTATTTTTCGTCCTCATCATCAGCATCCTGTTCTTTACGAGTACGGCACTTTTTGTGAAGACGATGATCCGGGAGAAGAAGAATCCGAAATACAAGATTGCGTCATATGCCTATCATTCGATTGTATTCATCATCATGCTCAGCGCACACTGGATACTCGCCATCGCATTCCTGCTGAGCCTGATCCGGGCGGTTGCACTCTACGGACGGGGCTGGAAAATGAAGCAGATCGGCATTCTGGAGATTGTCCATGCAGTTTGGATGACGGCATTGGTCTCCATCCATATCACCAACTTCATGTAA
- a CDS encoding TIGR04053 family radical SAM/SPASM domain-containing protein — protein MKPDIRIPDFNGVPFIVIWELTRACELHCLHCRAEAQVERNPYELSTEEGKRLIDDIAAMEYPMLVFTGGDPLMRKDVFELAEYAVEKGVRVSMTPSATPNVTKEAMQKAKDVGLSRWAFSLDGHNKQVHDHFRGTEGSFDLTMKAISYLNELGMPLQINTVISNYNIEYLEEMKEMVESLDCVLWSVFFLVPTGRGKNEDMITPVQHEQVFRWLNRIKDEVPFDIKTTAAQHYRRVVIQDQMRKNRDPDAQIRYMDALSEGKTGTIDGLGRAPKGVNDGNGFVFISHIGHVYPSGLLPVNCGNVRVDKLSDIYRNSPILKSLRNPNLYKGKCGVCEFRHVCGGSRSRAYAATGDYLESEPYCVYIPKAYRNKKKTVTES, from the coding sequence ATGAAACCAGATATCAGAATCCCGGACTTCAATGGGGTTCCTTTCATAGTCATATGGGAACTGACACGTGCATGTGAGCTGCATTGCCTGCACTGCAGGGCCGAAGCGCAGGTTGAACGGAATCCATATGAATTGTCCACAGAAGAAGGCAAGCGGCTCATAGATGACATTGCAGCGATGGAATATCCGATGCTCGTATTTACCGGCGGAGATCCGCTGATGCGGAAAGATGTATTCGAACTTGCAGAATATGCAGTGGAAAAGGGCGTCAGAGTATCGATGACACCGAGCGCCACACCGAATGTCACAAAAGAAGCGATGCAGAAGGCGAAGGATGTCGGACTCAGCCGCTGGGCGTTCAGCCTGGATGGCCACAACAAGCAGGTCCATGACCACTTCAGGGGAACCGAAGGGAGCTTCGACCTGACGATGAAAGCCATCAGCTACTTGAACGAACTCGGCATGCCGCTTCAGATCAACACGGTGATCTCCAACTATAATATCGAGTACCTCGAAGAAATGAAGGAGATGGTCGAATCCCTCGACTGTGTGCTGTGGAGCGTATTCTTCCTCGTGCCGACCGGCCGTGGGAAGAACGAGGATATGATCACACCCGTCCAGCATGAGCAGGTCTTCAGATGGCTGAACAGGATCAAGGACGAAGTGCCGTTCGACATCAAGACCACAGCCGCCCAGCATTACCGCCGGGTCGTCATCCAGGATCAGATGCGCAAGAATAGGGATCCTGATGCCCAGATCCGCTACATGGATGCTCTCAGCGAAGGGAAGACAGGCACAATCGATGGCCTTGGGCGTGCACCTAAGGGCGTCAATGACGGCAATGGATTCGTCTTCATCTCACACATCGGCCATGTCTATCCAAGCGGACTGCTGCCGGTGAACTGCGGCAATGTGCGCGTCGACAAGCTGTCCGACATATACAGGAACTCCCCGATCCTCAAAAGTCTCCGAAATCCGAACCTCTATAAGGGGAAATGCGGCGTTTGCGAATTCAGGCATGTCTGCGGCGGTTCCCGCTCAAGAGCCTATGCCGCCACAGGAGACTATCTGGAGAGCGAGCCCTATTGCGTCTATATTCCGAAAGCCTACCGCAATAAGAAAAAGACGGTCACAGAGAGCTGA
- a CDS encoding VOC family protein: MENQIIIPHLWFDTEAAEAAEFYTSLFPHSKIIDQVTLHDTPSGDAQQLSFELYGYRFMAINAGPYFTFNPSISFFINFDPSKDGAAEQNLEKTWNTLIEDGTALMPLDEYPFSKKYGWVEDKYGISWQLILTDPDGDDRPEIIPALMFVGDNLGKCGEAIEFYLSIFNDARMGELARYPENLPPHLPGSVMYSDFVIEDQWFSAMDSAGPHEFNFNEAISLMVLCEDQQTVDDYWEKLSADPEAEQCGWLKDKYGVSWQIIPKEMDEMISNGTPEQVQKVTQAFLEMKKIDLETLKQAYKG; encoded by the coding sequence ATGGAAAACCAGATCATCATCCCCCACCTATGGTTTGATACGGAAGCAGCAGAAGCGGCAGAATTCTACACCTCCCTATTTCCACACTCGAAGATCATCGATCAGGTTACACTGCATGACACGCCGTCCGGTGATGCACAGCAGCTTTCTTTCGAACTTTATGGCTACAGGTTCATGGCGATCAATGCAGGCCCCTATTTCACATTCAACCCGTCCATCTCCTTCTTCATCAATTTCGATCCTTCAAAGGATGGAGCGGCTGAGCAGAACCTGGAGAAGACCTGGAACACTTTGATTGAGGATGGCACTGCACTCATGCCGCTCGATGAATACCCCTTCAGCAAAAAATATGGCTGGGTCGAGGACAAATATGGAATCTCGTGGCAGCTCATATTGACAGACCCGGATGGGGACGACCGGCCCGAAATCATTCCTGCTCTCATGTTCGTCGGCGATAATCTTGGAAAATGCGGGGAGGCCATCGAGTTCTACCTTTCCATATTCAATGATGCCCGCATGGGGGAACTCGCCAGATACCCTGAAAACCTGCCTCCTCACCTGCCCGGTTCGGTCATGTACTCCGATTTCGTAATCGAAGACCAGTGGTTCTCTGCGATGGACAGCGCCGGTCCGCACGAATTCAACTTCAATGAAGCGATCTCCCTCATGGTGCTTTGTGAAGACCAGCAGACGGTCGATGACTACTGGGAGAAATTATCTGCAGATCCTGAAGCGGAACAGTGCGGCTGGCTCAAGGACAAGTATGGCGTATCCTGGCAGATCATTCCGAAGGAAATGGATGAAATGATTTCTAATGGCACCCCGGAACAGGTACAGAAAGTCACCCAGGCTTTCCTGGAAATGAAGAAGATCGATCTTGAAACGCTGAAGCAGGCATACAAAGGATGA
- a CDS encoding diacylglycerol kinase, whose protein sequence is MRLFNRFKFAFMGLSWLMRKDTHFIVHLMFGVLAIILGMVVDLDRTGWLFIISAVFLVLVTEAFNTAVEAAVDLTTDKYHPMAKAAKDAGAAGVLLAAFYAAIIGLLVFIPYLL, encoded by the coding sequence ATGAGGCTGTTCAACAGGTTCAAATTCGCTTTCATGGGACTCAGCTGGCTGATGCGGAAGGATACGCATTTCATTGTCCATCTCATGTTCGGCGTGCTGGCCATCATCCTGGGGATGGTGGTGGACCTCGACCGCACCGGCTGGCTGTTCATCATCAGTGCGGTGTTCCTTGTGCTGGTTACCGAAGCATTCAACACAGCTGTCGAAGCGGCTGTCGATCTGACGACGGACAAGTATCACCCCATGGCCAAGGCGGCCAAGGATGCGGGGGCGGCAGGTGTACTGCTGGCTGCATTCTATGCCGCCATCATCGGTCTGCTTGTGTTTATACCCTATTTGCTATAG
- a CDS encoding PhoH family protein translates to MPNIINIDSLEEAQALIGANDQHITFLEEEFDVTIHTLGNEITVDGENDETVELTEDVLINLLKIIQRGMSINLRDVQSAAMMARKGTIEYLADLYNEEIARDVKGKSIRAKTTGQRLYIENIKRNDLSFGIGPAGTGKTFLAVVLACQMLRENSVKRIVLTRPAVEAGENLGFLPGDLKEKVDPYLRPLYDGLHTVLGAEQTDRLIERGVIEVAPLAYMRGRTLNEAFVILDEAQNTTEMQMKMFLTRLGFGSKMVVTGDETQIDLPGSTKSGLVESVRLLSDVKGIAVNKMDESDVVRHPLVSKIIKAYEKE, encoded by the coding sequence ATGCCTAATATTATAAATATAGACAGCCTGGAAGAGGCTCAGGCACTAATCGGTGCAAATGATCAGCATATCACTTTTCTGGAAGAGGAATTCGATGTGACAATCCATACCCTCGGCAATGAGATTACCGTCGATGGTGAAAATGATGAAACTGTCGAATTGACGGAGGATGTACTGATCAATCTGCTCAAAATCATCCAGAGGGGGATGTCCATCAACCTCAGGGATGTCCAATCTGCAGCCATGATGGCACGCAAGGGTACGATCGAATACCTTGCAGATCTCTATAATGAAGAGATCGCCCGGGATGTGAAAGGGAAGAGCATCCGTGCGAAGACGACGGGGCAGCGCCTGTATATAGAAAACATCAAACGCAATGACCTGTCATTCGGCATCGGACCAGCAGGCACGGGCAAGACTTTCCTGGCTGTCGTCCTGGCATGCCAGATGCTCCGTGAAAACAGCGTGAAACGGATCGTTCTGACACGGCCGGCTGTGGAGGCGGGGGAAAATCTCGGTTTCCTGCCAGGCGATCTCAAGGAGAAGGTGGATCCCTATCTGAGACCGCTCTATGATGGGCTCCATACGGTCCTCGGGGCAGAGCAGACGGACCGGCTTATAGAACGTGGGGTTATAGAGGTGGCGCCTCTCGCCTACATGCGTGGCCGTACATTGAACGAGGCGTTCGTCATACTGGATGAAGCCCAGAATACGACCGAGATGCAGATGAAGATGTTCCTGACGCGGCTCGGGTTCGGTTCAAAAATGGTCGTTACAGGCGATGAGACCCAGATCGACCTCCCGGGATCCACGAAGAGCGGACTTGTCGAGTCTGTAAGACTGCTTTCGGACGTCAAAGGGATTGCGGTGAACAAGATGGATGAATCGGATGTTGTACGCCATCCGCTTGTATCAAAAATCATCAAGGCATACGAGAAGGAGTGA
- the recO gene encoding DNA repair protein RecO translates to MIYQHKGVMIRQTNYSESSRIITILTEDGTQVPLMARGFNKTKSPFIVLRQGLKEVLFTYNRFKGMGTLNEVDVIQPFKRVNGDFVVYTYASYIMELITRALEEEMQQDSFYRLMIKSLSLLEAESEPAGVVSFTAIKMLPYYGGQINVDTCAVCGTTDRSLFSHYSFNYHSVLCGCCIDEETAHRAVPVSNRVLYLAGYMKHTPVDQVDSIRISKENAALLLSFVEMIYDEYTGVYFKSRRLIQTL, encoded by the coding sequence ATGATATATCAGCATAAAGGCGTAATGATCCGGCAGACCAACTACAGCGAGTCCAGCCGGATCATTACCATATTGACAGAGGATGGCACCCAAGTTCCTTTGATGGCAAGAGGGTTCAACAAGACGAAAAGCCCCTTCATCGTCCTGAGGCAGGGGCTGAAGGAAGTGCTGTTCACCTACAACCGCTTCAAGGGAATGGGTACGCTGAACGAAGTGGATGTCATCCAACCGTTCAAGCGGGTGAACGGGGACTTCGTCGTCTACACATATGCGTCCTATATCATGGAACTCATCACCCGGGCGCTTGAGGAGGAGATGCAGCAGGACAGCTTCTACCGTCTCATGATCAAGTCGCTCTCGCTGCTCGAGGCAGAGAGCGAACCGGCCGGAGTGGTCTCGTTCACCGCCATCAAGATGCTGCCGTACTACGGGGGCCAGATCAATGTCGATACGTGTGCAGTCTGCGGGACAACGGACAGGTCCCTGTTCTCCCATTACTCCTTCAATTACCACAGTGTCCTCTGTGGGTGCTGTATCGATGAAGAGACGGCCCACCGTGCGGTGCCCGTCAGCAACCGTGTACTCTACCTGGCTGGTTATATGAAACATACTCCGGTCGACCAGGTGGACTCGATACGGATCTCAAAAGAGAATGCGGCGCTTCTGCTGTCATTCGTCGAGATGATCTACGATGAATATACGGGCGTCTATTTCAAATCGAGGCGCCTGATACAGACATTATAA
- a CDS encoding cytidine deaminase family protein, with protein MNMDDLYDIAKQKLNTQTTSREGRMGHVAAALMTVDGNIYTGVALDLPSSIGFCAEHSAIAAMVTEGEYDIARIIAVHEDGAVLPPCGRCRELINQVGEDNYGCEIGLDGRTVRLEKLLPERWDEKYLQSDV; from the coding sequence ATGAATATGGATGATCTTTATGATATTGCGAAACAGAAATTGAACACGCAGACGACGAGCAGGGAAGGCAGGATGGGACATGTCGCGGCGGCACTTATGACTGTAGATGGTAATATCTACACAGGTGTGGCGCTCGATCTGCCGTCTTCCATCGGCTTCTGTGCAGAGCATTCGGCGATAGCCGCCATGGTTACCGAGGGAGAGTATGACATTGCCAGGATCATAGCCGTCCATGAGGACGGGGCAGTGCTTCCGCCCTGCGGCAGATGCCGTGAACTGATCAATCAGGTCGGGGAGGACAACTATGGCTGTGAAATCGGCCTGGATGGACGGACTGTCCGGCTGGAGAAGCTGCTGCCGGAGAGGTGGGACGAAAAGTATCTCCAGTCGGATGTTTAG
- the ybeY gene encoding rRNA maturation RNase YbeY, with the protein MINVDFMDEDGFTDENQKDEIESLISYAYGHLDEKDHAEISISFVDEEEIKDINRDYRGKDTVTDVISFAMEDEDDNVIHEDAPRMLGDIIICTDRAKAQAEEYGHSYKRELMFLSLHGFLHLLGYDHMEVEEEKEMNRLQDEILDAFGVTREE; encoded by the coding sequence TTGATCAATGTAGACTTCATGGACGAGGACGGCTTTACGGATGAAAATCAGAAGGATGAAATCGAGTCGCTGATCAGTTACGCCTATGGTCATCTCGATGAAAAGGACCACGCGGAAATCAGCATTTCTTTTGTGGACGAAGAGGAAATAAAGGATATCAACCGGGACTATCGCGGAAAGGACACCGTCACCGATGTGATCAGCTTTGCGATGGAGGATGAGGATGACAATGTAATCCATGAGGACGCGCCCAGGATGCTCGGGGATATCATCATCTGCACGGATCGTGCAAAGGCACAGGCCGAGGAATACGGCCACAGCTACAAAAGGGAGCTTATGTTCCTCAGCCTGCACGGATTCCTCCATCTGCTCGGATATGACCACATGGAAGTGGAGGAGGAAAAAGAGATGAACCGTCTGCAGGATGAAATACTGGATGCTTTCGGTGTAACCCGGGAAGAATGA
- the era gene encoding GTPase Era, with the protein MTEKGFKSGFISIIGRPNVGKSTFMNKVLGQKVAIMSDKPQTTRNKIQGVHTTETSQMIFIDTPGIHKPKHQLGEHMMKVARNTLRETEAILFLVNVAEEIGRGDEYIIDMLKNTDTPIILVMNKIDLVHPDKLIEQIEVYKDKLPFADVVPISALQGNNVDRLLEVIEGYLPEGPMYYPEDRITDHPEHFIVGELIREKALHLTSQEIPHAIGVEVERMKADDRGTINVAAVIYVERDSQKGMVIGKNGKMLKEIGKLARIDIENLLGSRVYLELWVKVQKDWRNKSQFIRSLGYRDEEY; encoded by the coding sequence ATGACAGAAAAAGGATTCAAATCGGGCTTCATAAGCATAATCGGGCGTCCGAATGTCGGCAAATCGACTTTCATGAATAAGGTCCTCGGACAGAAAGTGGCCATCATGTCGGACAAGCCCCAGACGACAAGAAACAAAATCCAGGGCGTCCATACGACAGAGACGAGCCAGATGATTTTCATAGATACACCCGGCATCCACAAGCCGAAGCACCAGCTTGGGGAGCACATGATGAAGGTGGCAAGGAATACGCTGAGGGAGACGGAAGCGATACTGTTCCTCGTGAATGTCGCGGAAGAGATCGGCCGTGGTGATGAATATATCATCGACATGCTCAAAAACACGGATACACCGATCATCCTCGTAATGAACAAGATCGACCTGGTCCATCCGGACAAGCTCATCGAACAGATTGAGGTGTATAAGGACAAGCTGCCTTTTGCCGATGTTGTTCCCATTTCGGCACTGCAGGGCAACAATGTCGACCGGCTGCTTGAAGTCATCGAGGGCTACCTTCCGGAAGGCCCGATGTACTATCCGGAGGACCGGATCACGGACCATCCGGAACACTTCATCGTGGGTGAACTCATCCGTGAAAAGGCACTGCACCTGACAAGCCAGGAAATCCCGCATGCAATCGGTGTCGAAGTGGAGCGCATGAAGGCGGATGACCGGGGGACGATCAATGTTGCCGCAGTAATCTACGTTGAACGCGATTCGCAAAAAGGGATGGTCATCGGCAAGAACGGCAAGATGCTCAAGGAGATCGGCAAGCTTGCCCGCATCGATATAGAGAATCTGCTCGGCAGCAGGGTCTATCTCGAACTTTGGGTGAAAGTCCAGAAGGATTGGCGCAACAAGTCACAATTCATCCGCTCCCTCGGCTATCGGGACGAGGAGTATTAG
- the aac(6') gene encoding aminoglycoside 6'-N-acetyltransferase, producing MIRQAERGDKEELLHLALKLWPESDRTELKNEFDMFIASDDNAVFIVQVNSETAGFAHCSLRHDYVAGAESSPVGYLEGIYVSDGHRFKGYARQLVEACESWSKKRGCSDFGSDCLIDNSASIEMHAHLGFREVERIVSFHKRLT from the coding sequence ATGATCAGACAGGCAGAAAGGGGTGACAAGGAGGAACTTCTCCATCTCGCACTCAAATTGTGGCCGGAGAGTGACCGTACTGAACTCAAAAACGAATTCGACATGTTCATTGCCAGTGATGATAATGCCGTCTTTATTGTCCAGGTGAACAGTGAAACAGCGGGCTTTGCCCACTGCAGTCTGCGCCATGACTATGTTGCGGGTGCAGAATCTTCACCTGTAGGGTATCTGGAGGGTATCTATGTATCAGATGGCCATCGGTTCAAGGGATATGCACGGCAGCTTGTCGAGGCATGCGAGTCCTGGTCGAAGAAAAGGGGATGCTCGGACTTCGGCAGCGACTGCCTGATCGACAACTCTGCAAGCATTGAAATGCACGCACATCTTGGATTCAGGGAAGTCGAACGCATCGTCTCATTCCATAAAAGATTGACATGA
- the cdd gene encoding cytidine deaminase yields MNDGIFKEEWLEEVKVAQSRAYTPYSKFDVGALLITEDDEYIYGANIENAAYPATICAERSALVSAYSNDIKKFKAIVVITDSEEPSSPCGTCRQVMKELCDDDMPVYLANTDGKVIKRTVDELLPLGFSGKDMKL; encoded by the coding sequence ATGAACGATGGAATATTCAAGGAGGAATGGCTGGAAGAGGTGAAGGTGGCGCAGAGCCGTGCATATACACCGTATTCCAAGTTTGACGTGGGCGCATTGCTCATTACGGAAGATGATGAATACATTTATGGCGCCAATATAGAAAATGCCGCCTATCCTGCAACAATATGTGCAGAACGCAGCGCACTGGTCAGCGCCTATTCCAATGATATCAAGAAATTCAAGGCAATCGTGGTCATCACGGATTCGGAAGAGCCATCCAGCCCCTGCGGCACTTGCCGCCAGGTCATGAAGGAACTCTGTGACGATGATATGCCTGTATACTTGGCCAATACGGACGGCAAAGTCATCAAGCGTACCGTGGATGAACTGCTGCCGCTCGGCTTTTCAGGGAAGGATATGAAACTATGA
- a CDS encoding sulfurtransferase, which yields MNNVPLFVSTDWLAERLEDPELRLLDATTFLKQPKGDGYYDVWSGKEAYEEEHIPGAVFADLKNDLSDPDAPHPFTHPSRERFVEKISELGVGEGTYVVVYDRGAVVNAPEVIASDWASRLAWQLKYEGFDNVAVLDGGLGKWKEEGRPVTEEPGSYPEGNFNTRRNPELFADKDDVLNAIDDDSVVILDSLAPQNYHGEVDTYGRPGHIPGSRNVFFGALSDPETQELYDDAKLKKIFEETGALDPDKKVITYCGSAIAATWTGLALNKLGQDNVTVYDGSLTEWTQDDSLPMETE from the coding sequence TTGAATAATGTCCCACTATTCGTATCGACCGACTGGCTGGCGGAACGGCTTGAAGATCCGGAATTGCGGCTGCTGGATGCAACAACATTTCTGAAACAGCCTAAAGGTGATGGCTATTATGATGTATGGTCTGGGAAAGAGGCGTATGAAGAGGAACACATTCCCGGTGCAGTCTTTGCAGATCTCAAAAACGATCTGTCGGACCCTGATGCCCCGCATCCCTTCACCCATCCATCCCGTGAGAGGTTTGTGGAGAAGATCAGTGAACTCGGTGTCGGCGAAGGCACTTATGTGGTCGTCTATGACAGGGGCGCTGTCGTCAATGCACCTGAAGTAATCGCTTCCGACTGGGCATCACGCCTCGCATGGCAATTGAAGTACGAAGGTTTCGACAATGTCGCCGTACTTGATGGCGGATTGGGGAAATGGAAGGAAGAAGGACGTCCGGTCACAGAGGAGCCAGGCTCATATCCCGAAGGCAATTTCAACACCCGTAGAAATCCGGAACTGTTCGCAGACAAGGATGATGTGTTGAACGCCATCGATGATGACAGTGTCGTCATATTGGACAGCCTCGCTCCCCAAAACTACCACGGTGAAGTGGATACGTATGGCAGACCCGGTCATATCCCGGGAAGCAGGAATGTATTCTTCGGGGCACTTTCCGACCCGGAGACCCAGGAACTGTATGACGATGCGAAGCTGAAGAAGATATTCGAGGAAACCGGCGCTCTTGATCCGGATAAGAAGGTGATCACATATTGTGGCAGTGCCATCGCAGCCACTTGGACAGGACTGGCACTGAACAAGCTCGGACAGGACAACGTTACGGTATATGATGGTTCACTGACCGAGTGGACCCAGGATGATTCGCTCCCGATGGAAACCGAATAA
- a CDS encoding carboxymuconolactone decarboxylase family protein: MTHFNEINTVAQGNTKRLQKTIPDTMKSFKDLQDAAYKSGALDKKTKEFAALSFAIADKCEGCIGNHVNKLIKLGATREEIAEIAGVAIVMGGGPGSVYGGKALQAYDDATEDR, translated from the coding sequence ATGACACATTTCAATGAAATCAATACCGTTGCCCAGGGCAACACGAAACGGCTGCAGAAAACTATTCCAGACACGATGAAAAGTTTCAAGGACCTCCAGGATGCGGCCTACAAGTCCGGTGCGCTGGATAAGAAGACGAAGGAATTTGCCGCTCTGTCCTTCGCCATCGCAGACAAATGTGAAGGATGCATCGGCAATCACGTGAACAAGCTGATCAAACTCGGTGCTACACGCGAGGAGATTGCTGAAATTGCAGGGGTGGCCATCGTCATGGGCGGCGGCCCGGGCAGTGTATATGGCGGCAAAGCCCTACAGGCATATGATGATGCCACAGAAGACAGATGA